A region of Shewanella psychromarinicola DNA encodes the following proteins:
- a CDS encoding peptidoglycan DD-metalloendopeptidase family protein has product MMNTGWPHFLVLAIMLTGCSFQADRPAPVDSLSSNNHGPRYHKGSLKTNKYKVKKGDTLYSIAWGAGRNFVDVARLNHLSSPYIIYPGQVLNLAATNNRPSTTVRAPQPYVTSVQTQAVTKPYISSSNRSQLETIKPKDIPKPSPAVVSARTKKVLDHKVKPAYSVTTTQQTINQSAIGSVANLPQQVQQWHWPVRGRIVGYFSASEQGNQGIKIAGNRGDIIKAAADGRVVYAGNALRGYGNLVIIKHNDDFLSAYAHADTILVKEKQYVSAGQTVAKMGSTGTNQVMLHFEVRFHGKSVNPLRYLPKQ; this is encoded by the coding sequence TTGATGAATACCGGTTGGCCACACTTTTTGGTCTTAGCAATTATGCTCACTGGATGCAGCTTTCAAGCTGATCGTCCCGCGCCGGTTGACAGTTTATCGTCAAATAATCATGGTCCTCGTTATCATAAAGGCTCATTAAAAACGAACAAATACAAAGTAAAGAAAGGTGACACGCTTTATTCAATTGCTTGGGGGGCAGGGCGTAATTTTGTGGACGTTGCCCGTTTGAACCATTTATCGTCTCCTTACATTATTTATCCTGGGCAAGTACTTAATTTAGCGGCCACTAATAATCGTCCATCGACAACCGTTCGAGCACCTCAACCTTATGTTACTTCTGTACAAACACAAGCCGTTACCAAACCATATATTTCGAGCTCAAATCGTTCTCAATTAGAAACAATCAAACCGAAGGATATTCCAAAGCCAAGCCCAGCAGTAGTTTCAGCCAGAACGAAAAAAGTTCTTGATCACAAAGTCAAGCCTGCGTATTCTGTAACAACTACCCAGCAAACAATTAACCAAAGTGCAATAGGTTCTGTCGCAAATTTGCCACAGCAAGTTCAGCAATGGCACTGGCCAGTTAGAGGTCGAATAGTTGGATATTTTTCGGCATCAGAACAAGGCAATCAAGGGATAAAGATTGCTGGTAACCGCGGCGATATTATTAAAGCCGCAGCAGATGGGAGAGTCGTGTATGCAGGTAATGCACTGCGCGGGTATGGCAACTTAGTGATTATCAAGCATAATGATGATTTTTTAAGTGCTTATGCGCATGCCGACACGATACTGGTTAAAGAAAAGCAATATGTGAGTGCAGGTCAAACAGTTGCAAAAATGGGCAGTACCGGGACTAATCAAGTTATGCTTCACTTTGAAGTGCGCTTTCATGGTAAGTCTGTCAACCCATTACGATATCTACCTAAACAGTAA
- a CDS encoding protein-L-isoaspartate(D-aspartate) O-methyltransferase, translating to MTPVASTSAINLAKKLSDAGIRHPAVLHAVAITPRELFLDGALAHKAYENTALPIGQGQTISQPYIVARMTELLLQHNPQKVLEIGTGSGYQAAILASLIPELCTIERIKALQIQARQRLKRLDLHNVSFKYGDGWQGWPNRGPFDGIMVTAAAARVPQALLEQLSDRGVLIIPVGEDTQQLLKITRVGQAFQSEIIESVKFVPLINGDLA from the coding sequence ATGACACCGGTAGCTTCAACATCAGCAATAAATTTGGCCAAGAAATTGTCTGATGCAGGGATCCGACATCCTGCCGTATTGCATGCTGTAGCAATAACACCACGGGAATTGTTCCTTGATGGTGCATTAGCTCATAAGGCGTATGAAAATACTGCATTACCAATCGGGCAGGGACAGACAATTTCACAACCTTACATTGTGGCTCGAATGACTGAGCTTCTGTTACAGCATAACCCTCAAAAAGTATTAGAGATTGGAACCGGTTCAGGCTATCAGGCTGCTATTTTAGCATCGTTAATTCCAGAGTTATGCACTATTGAACGTATCAAAGCATTACAAATACAAGCTCGTCAAAGACTAAAGCGCCTAGACCTACATAATGTATCATTCAAATATGGCGACGGTTGGCAAGGGTGGCCAAATCGAGGGCCATTTGATGGCATTATGGTGACGGCCGCTGCAGCAAGGGTACCTCAAGCATTGCTTGAACAATTATCTGACCGTGGTGTATTAATTATTCCGGTGGGAGAAGACACCCAACAATTGCTTAAAATTACCCGTGTCGGACAGGCATTCCAATCTGAGATCATTGAGTCAGTTAAATTTGTTCCTTTAATTAATGGCGATTTGGCATAG
- the surE gene encoding 5'/3'-nucleotidase SurE produces the protein MINILVSNDDGVSAAGIIALSNALSEFAQVLTVAPDRNCSGASNSLTLTNPLRINNLGNGYIAVNGTPTDCVHLAIRQLCLTEPDIVVSGINAGANMGDDTLYSGTVAAAMEGRFLGLPAIAVSLVGKSLIHYDTAAVYATKIVKGLLAHPISRDQMLNVNVPDLPIAEIKGIKVTRLGARHKAEGMIKTQDPAGKDIYWLGPVGSEQDAGEGTDFDAVAAGYVSITPLTVDLTAYNQLDGLADWIIKI, from the coding sequence ATGATTAATATTTTAGTCAGTAATGATGATGGTGTGAGTGCGGCCGGTATTATTGCGTTAAGTAACGCACTGAGCGAGTTTGCCCAAGTGTTAACAGTTGCACCTGATCGTAATTGTTCGGGTGCGAGTAACTCATTAACCTTAACTAATCCATTGAGAATCAATAATTTAGGTAATGGCTATATTGCTGTTAATGGCACTCCAACTGACTGTGTTCATCTCGCTATTAGGCAGCTGTGCCTTACGGAACCCGACATAGTGGTTTCCGGTATTAATGCCGGTGCGAATATGGGAGATGACACCTTATATTCAGGTACCGTTGCCGCTGCAATGGAAGGGCGTTTTTTAGGTCTGCCAGCCATAGCGGTGTCTCTCGTGGGAAAATCATTAATTCATTACGATACTGCTGCGGTTTATGCGACTAAAATTGTAAAAGGGTTGTTGGCTCATCCTATTAGTCGTGATCAAATGTTAAATGTTAATGTCCCCGATTTACCGATAGCAGAAATTAAAGGGATTAAAGTCACCCGTTTAGGTGCACGGCATAAAGCAGAAGGTATGATAAAAACCCAAGATCCAGCGGGTAAAGATATATACTGGCTTGGGCCTGTTGGAAGTGAACAAGATGCAGGTGAAGGGACCGATTTCGATGCAGTAGCAGCAGGATATGTATCAATAACCCCCCTAACAGTTGATTTGACGGCATACAATCAACTTGATGGATTAGCCGATTGGATAATAAAAATATGA
- the truD gene encoding tRNA pseudouridine(13) synthase TruD has protein sequence MKELHYLFGKPISQADLRTYNSDFIVKEILPFTPTGEGEHHMLHVRKNGMNTVYVAEILAKFAKVHPKEVTFAGQKDKNAITEQWFGVRIPGKETPEWTELNNEKLTILSSSRHSKKLRIGALIGNRFVLTLRNITDIADVETRLQQIAKLGVPNYFGEQRFGHDGKNLIWGRQMLSGGRNVKDRHKRSMYLSAVRSNVFNQVVSFRLAHHHTDTLAGDCVMLAGSKSYFTAETWDEVLNSRLAEKDIQLSAPLWGKGIPLAQAEALAVELAPLTDLSTDLQGLEDAGLSQERRPLLLEPQGIKWQFEANILTLEFVLPAGSYATSMLRELADYQDIQESQRKEMVADQQAQSNEEC, from the coding sequence ATGAAAGAATTACATTACCTTTTTGGTAAACCAATAAGCCAAGCTGATTTACGTACCTATAATAGCGATTTTATTGTTAAAGAAATTTTGCCTTTTACGCCAACAGGCGAAGGCGAGCATCATATGCTCCATGTGCGTAAAAACGGCATGAATACGGTCTATGTTGCTGAAATATTGGCTAAGTTCGCTAAAGTTCATCCGAAAGAAGTGACCTTCGCTGGCCAGAAAGATAAAAATGCTATTACCGAACAATGGTTTGGGGTACGTATTCCGGGTAAAGAAACCCCTGAGTGGACAGAGCTTAATAATGAGAAATTAACGATTTTGTCGAGCAGCCGCCACAGTAAAAAACTGCGTATAGGCGCCTTGATCGGAAATCGGTTTGTGCTGACATTACGCAATATAACCGATATTGCCGATGTTGAAACACGTCTACAACAGATTGCTAAGTTAGGTGTACCCAATTACTTTGGCGAGCAACGTTTTGGCCACGACGGTAAAAACCTCATTTGGGGTCGACAAATGCTCAGCGGTGGTCGCAACGTAAAAGATCGTCATAAACGCAGCATGTATTTATCAGCAGTACGTTCCAATGTGTTTAATCAAGTGGTGTCATTTCGTTTAGCCCATCATCATACTGACACATTAGCAGGCGATTGCGTGATGTTAGCTGGCAGTAAAAGCTATTTTACCGCTGAAACGTGGGATGAGGTTCTCAATAGTCGCTTAGCAGAAAAAGATATTCAACTTTCAGCCCCGTTGTGGGGCAAAGGTATACCATTAGCGCAAGCCGAAGCATTAGCCGTTGAACTGGCACCATTAACAGATTTATCAACTGACTTGCAAGGACTCGAAGATGCGGGCTTATCACAAGAAAGACGACCCTTATTGCTTGAGCCTCAAGGGATAAAATGGCAGTTTGAAGCGAATATACTTACCCTTGAGTTTGTGTTGCCGGCCGGCAGTTATGCCACGTCGATGTTACGTGAACTTGCTGATTATCAAGATATTCAAGAATCACAGCGAAAAGAGATGGTTGCGGATCAACAAGCACAATCCAATGAAGAGTGCTAA
- the ispF gene encoding 2-C-methyl-D-erythritol 2,4-cyclodiphosphate synthase codes for MNIRIGHGFDVHKFGGDNPLILGGVTVPYDSGLIAHSDGDVVLHAISDAILGAMALGDIGQHFPDTDADFAGADSRVLLKHCYQLALQKQFILGNLDVTIIAQAPKMAPHIEAIRQCLSADLQTDIDNINVKATTTEKLGFTGRKEGIAVEAVVLMTSR; via the coding sequence ATGAATATTCGTATTGGTCATGGTTTTGATGTGCATAAGTTTGGCGGTGATAACCCACTCATTTTAGGTGGTGTGACGGTTCCTTATGACAGTGGGCTCATCGCCCATTCTGACGGTGATGTGGTATTGCATGCTATTAGTGATGCGATATTAGGCGCGATGGCGTTAGGGGATATAGGTCAACATTTTCCTGATACGGATGCCGACTTTGCGGGTGCCGATAGTCGTGTGTTATTAAAACACTGTTATCAACTTGCACTGCAAAAGCAATTTATATTAGGTAATTTAGATGTCACCATTATTGCTCAAGCACCTAAGATGGCGCCACATATTGAGGCTATACGTCAGTGCCTTAGTGCCGATTTACAAACGGATATCGATAACATTAATGTTAAAGCGACGACGACCGAGAAACTCGGTTTTACTGGACGTAAAGAAGGCATTGCTGTTGAAGCTGTTGTGTTGATGACGAGTCGATAA
- the ispD gene encoding 2-C-methyl-D-erythritol 4-phosphate cytidylyltransferase, which yields MLNNPRSIIAIVPAAGVGSRMGADKPKQYLMLGQQSILAHTLDALLAHSEIDLVVVALHPEDKYFSKLPQSQHPKLTQVIGGEERADSVLAALDYAQTLNPNAWALVHDAARPCVSHEDITQLIESVHIHPQGAILAAPVRDTMKRSDASGHIVSTVDRALLWHALTPQFFPVSSLRSHLSAALAAHVSITDEASAMEWAGVMPGLVQGRMDNIKVTHPDDLQLAALFMSQK from the coding sequence ATGCTAAACAATCCTCGTTCTATTATTGCTATTGTTCCTGCCGCGGGTGTTGGTAGCCGCATGGGGGCTGATAAACCTAAGCAATATTTAATGCTTGGGCAACAAAGCATCCTCGCACATACATTAGATGCATTATTGGCTCATTCTGAAATAGACTTGGTGGTGGTAGCTCTACACCCAGAAGATAAGTATTTCAGTAAGTTACCACAATCTCAACATCCTAAGTTAACCCAAGTCATTGGTGGTGAAGAACGCGCTGATTCTGTTTTAGCGGCATTAGATTATGCACAGACTCTTAATCCTAATGCGTGGGCTCTGGTTCATGATGCCGCAAGACCTTGTGTAAGCCACGAAGATATTACCCAATTGATTGAGTCTGTACACATTCATCCTCAAGGCGCCATTCTTGCTGCGCCAGTTCGTGACACCATGAAGCGAAGTGACGCTAGTGGTCATATTGTCAGTACTGTCGATCGCGCGTTGCTATGGCATGCATTAACCCCACAGTTTTTTCCCGTATCATCTTTACGCAGCCATTTATCGGCCGCACTAGCGGCCCATGTCTCTATTACCGATGAAGCCAGTGCAATGGAATGGGCGGGAGTCATGCCGGGTCTGGTTCAAGGCCGAATGGATAACATTAAAGTGACTCATCCAGATGATTTACAGTTGGCGGCCTTGTTTATGTCACAAAAATAA
- the ftsB gene encoding cell division protein FtsB, producing the protein MKRLLFLLICLLSLLQYRLWQGDNNFSEYVVLQTQIAAQEQSNDKLVARNQILKEEIIDLKRGTEAIEERARNELGMVKEGETFYRVVGSELRELNQFNR; encoded by the coding sequence ATGAAACGATTACTATTTTTACTGATTTGTTTATTGTCACTTTTACAGTACCGACTTTGGCAGGGCGATAACAATTTTTCAGAATATGTCGTGCTGCAAACCCAAATAGCGGCCCAAGAACAAAGTAATGATAAGCTAGTCGCTCGAAATCAAATCCTCAAAGAAGAGATTATCGATTTAAAACGTGGCACCGAAGCGATTGAAGAACGTGCCCGCAACGAGTTGGGTATGGTTAAAGAAGGCGAAACGTTTTATCGGGTAGTAGGCAGTGAACTACGTGAGCTAAACCAATTTAATCGTTAA
- the eno gene encoding phosphopyruvate hydratase: MANIIKVIGREIMDSRGNPTVEAEVHLEGGFVGMAAAPSGASTGSREALELRDGDKTRYLGKGVLKAVAAVNGPIAAALKGKDALAQAELDQIMIDLDGTENKAKFGANAILAVSLAAAKAAAAAKHVPLYAHIADLNGTPGVYSMPLPMMNIINGGEHADNSVDIQEFMIQPVGAKTFREGLRMGAEVFHSLAKVLKADGHSTAVGDEGGFAPNLASNEAALAAIKVAVANAGYELGKDITLAMDCAASEFYDKEANIYDLKGEGKKFTSEEFNFFLQDLTTRYPIVSIEDGLDESDWDGFAHQTKLMGDKIQLVGDDLFVTNTKILKRGIDNGIANSILIKFNQIGTLTETLAAIKMAKDAGFTVVISHRSGETEDSTIADLAVGTAAGQIKTGSLSRSDRVAKYNQLLRIEEALGSKAPYNGLKEVKGQA, from the coding sequence ATGGCTAACATCATTAAAGTGATTGGTCGCGAGATTATGGATTCGCGTGGTAACCCAACGGTTGAAGCAGAAGTGCATTTAGAAGGTGGTTTTGTGGGTATGGCTGCGGCACCATCTGGCGCCTCTACCGGTAGTCGCGAAGCATTAGAGCTTCGTGATGGCGACAAAACACGTTACTTAGGTAAAGGTGTACTTAAGGCCGTTGCTGCTGTAAATGGCCCAATTGCTGCAGCGCTTAAAGGTAAAGATGCATTGGCTCAAGCTGAACTTGACCAAATCATGATTGACTTAGATGGCACAGAAAACAAAGCAAAATTTGGCGCTAACGCGATTCTTGCTGTGTCTCTTGCGGCTGCTAAAGCGGCTGCGGCAGCTAAACACGTACCTTTATATGCTCACATTGCTGATTTAAACGGTACACCTGGTGTTTACTCTATGCCACTTCCAATGATGAATATCATCAATGGTGGCGAGCACGCAGATAATAGCGTTGATATTCAAGAGTTCATGATCCAACCCGTTGGTGCTAAGACTTTCCGTGAAGGCTTACGTATGGGCGCGGAAGTATTCCACAGCTTAGCTAAAGTGCTTAAAGCTGACGGTCACTCAACGGCTGTGGGTGATGAAGGTGGTTTTGCGCCTAACCTAGCCTCTAACGAAGCGGCACTTGCTGCAATCAAAGTGGCTGTTGCAAACGCTGGTTACGAGTTAGGTAAAGACATCACGTTAGCGATGGATTGTGCTGCATCTGAGTTTTACGACAAAGAAGCAAATATTTACGATCTTAAAGGTGAAGGCAAAAAATTCACTTCTGAAGAATTTAATTTCTTCTTACAAGATCTTACTACACGTTACCCAATCGTTTCTATCGAAGATGGTCTTGACGAGTCTGACTGGGATGGTTTCGCTCACCAAACTAAACTAATGGGCGATAAAATCCAATTAGTGGGTGACGATCTATTCGTAACAAATACAAAAATTCTTAAGCGTGGTATCGACAATGGTATCGCTAACTCTATCCTAATTAAATTCAACCAAATCGGTACATTAACTGAAACCTTGGCTGCCATTAAAATGGCTAAAGATGCAGGCTTTACTGTTGTAATCTCTCACCGTAGTGGCGAGACAGAAGATTCAACGATTGCTGATTTAGCTGTTGGTACCGCGGCAGGCCAAATTAAAACAGGGTCACTAAGCCGTAGTGACCGTGTTGCGAAATACAACCAATTGCTACGTATCGAAGAAGCCCTAGGTTCAAAAGCACCTTACAACGGTCTTAAAGAAGTGAAAGGCCAAGCATAA
- a CDS encoding CTP synthase has product MTTRYIFVTGGVVSSLGKGIAAASLAAILEARGLNVTIMKLDPYINVDPGTMSPTQHGEVFVTEDGAETDLDLGHYERFIRTKMNRRNNFTTGRIYEEVISKERRGDYLGATIQVIPHITNAIKARVLAGGEGHDVAIVEIGGTVGDIESLPFLESIRQLGAELGRERTLFMHLTLVPFLGAAGEIKTKPTQHSVKELRSIGIAPDVLVCRGDRAVPAIEKAKISLFCNVEERAVISLKDVDSIYKIPALLRSQGLDDLVIKRFNLDCNEADLSEWEHVIYQEANPNGEVTIGMVGKYIELPDAYKSVNEALKHAGIKNRVTVNIKYIDSQTVEAKGEEVLQGLDGILVPGGFGERGIEGKIFAAKFARENKLPYFGICLGLQVALIEFARNVAGLEGAHSTEFNQQTPHPVVGLITEWINDDGDIEQRHESSDLGGTMRLGAQLCHLKEGSKAAIAYKSNTCVERHRHRYEVNNNYIERLEQAGLIFSGLSSDRKLIEMIELADHPWFVAGQFHPEFTSTPRDGHPLFEGFIAASYAYQKRDIV; this is encoded by the coding sequence ATGACTACAAGGTATATCTTCGTTACTGGTGGCGTTGTTTCATCACTAGGTAAAGGCATTGCAGCAGCTTCGCTGGCGGCAATTTTAGAGGCGCGTGGCCTCAATGTAACCATTATGAAACTTGACCCTTATATTAACGTCGATCCGGGTACCATGAGTCCCACTCAGCACGGTGAAGTTTTCGTCACTGAAGATGGTGCTGAAACCGATCTCGACTTAGGTCATTACGAACGTTTTATTCGCACCAAAATGAATCGCCGCAATAACTTTACTACTGGCCGTATTTACGAAGAAGTCATTAGTAAAGAACGTCGTGGTGATTATTTAGGCGCAACGATTCAGGTTATCCCTCATATTACTAATGCCATTAAAGCAAGAGTGTTAGCCGGTGGTGAAGGCCATGATGTGGCGATTGTGGAAATCGGTGGCACTGTAGGTGATATTGAATCATTACCGTTTCTTGAGTCTATTCGTCAATTAGGTGCAGAGCTAGGACGTGAACGCACGTTATTTATGCATTTAACCTTAGTGCCATTCTTAGGCGCTGCAGGTGAAATTAAAACCAAGCCAACTCAGCACTCTGTTAAAGAGTTACGCTCTATTGGTATTGCTCCGGATGTACTGGTTTGTCGTGGCGACCGTGCGGTTCCAGCAATTGAAAAAGCCAAAATCTCGCTATTCTGTAATGTTGAAGAACGGGCGGTTATTTCATTAAAAGACGTAGATAGCATCTATAAAATCCCTGCATTATTACGCTCGCAAGGATTGGATGATCTGGTTATCAAACGTTTCAACCTCGATTGCAACGAAGCCGATTTGTCTGAATGGGAACATGTTATTTACCAAGAAGCTAACCCTAATGGTGAAGTGACCATTGGTATGGTTGGTAAATACATTGAACTACCTGATGCCTATAAATCAGTTAACGAAGCATTAAAGCATGCGGGTATAAAAAACCGTGTGACGGTCAATATTAAATACATCGATTCGCAAACGGTTGAAGCCAAAGGCGAAGAAGTGTTGCAAGGCCTAGACGGTATTTTAGTCCCAGGTGGCTTTGGTGAGCGTGGCATAGAAGGTAAGATTTTTGCTGCTAAATTTGCCCGTGAAAACAAACTACCTTACTTTGGTATTTGTTTAGGCTTGCAAGTGGCGTTAATTGAATTTGCACGTAATGTTGCCGGTTTAGAAGGTGCACATTCAACGGAGTTTAATCAGCAGACTCCACATCCAGTGGTAGGGTTAATCACTGAATGGATTAACGATGATGGCGATATTGAACAACGTCATGAATCGTCTGACTTAGGTGGCACAATGCGTTTAGGCGCACAGCTTTGCCATTTGAAAGAAGGCTCTAAAGCTGCAATAGCTTACAAGTCAAATACTTGTGTTGAACGCCATCGTCATCGTTACGAAGTTAACAATAATTATATTGAGCGTTTAGAACAAGCGGGCCTAATATTCAGTGGATTGTCTTCTGATCGTAAATTGATTGAGATGATTGAGCTTGCTGATCATCCATGGTTTGTTGCGGGTCAATTCCATCCAGAATTCACCTCAACACCGCGCGATGGGCATCCATTATTTGAAGGGTTTATTGCCGCTTCTTATGCGTATCAAAAACGCGACATCGTTTAA
- the mazG gene encoding nucleoside triphosphate pyrophosphohydrolase, producing the protein MADIQSLLTIMQQLRNPDSGCPWDLAQDFASIVPFTLEEAYEVVDTIERQAWEELPDELGDLLFQVVFYCQLGQEQGKFDFSTVIERISDKLIRRHPHVFAQPETEATVAITNTDDLSLAWDKLKGSERQQKQLHSALDDIPQALPALTRARKIQHRVAKVGFDWAELAPVVAKVHEEIDEVLVEVSKRDQNPDFYQPRIVDEMGDLLFAVVNLARHLKVDPEQALRQANQKFERRFRGVEQHVAENGKPIENHTLDELDRYWNAVKQDENAN; encoded by the coding sequence ATGGCAGATATTCAATCGTTACTGACCATCATGCAGCAATTACGCAATCCTGATTCTGGTTGCCCTTGGGATCTGGCTCAAGACTTTGCCAGTATAGTGCCCTTTACATTAGAAGAGGCTTACGAGGTCGTTGATACGATTGAGCGACAAGCATGGGAGGAATTACCTGATGAACTGGGTGATTTACTGTTTCAGGTGGTGTTTTATTGTCAACTGGGGCAAGAGCAAGGTAAGTTTGATTTTTCCACCGTGATTGAGCGCATTAGTGATAAGTTGATTCGTCGTCATCCGCACGTGTTTGCCCAGCCAGAAACCGAAGCGACTGTGGCAATCACCAATACCGATGATTTAAGCCTCGCGTGGGATAAATTAAAAGGGTCTGAACGTCAGCAAAAACAACTGCACTCCGCTTTAGATGATATTCCCCAAGCATTACCTGCGCTAACCCGAGCACGAAAAATTCAACATCGAGTCGCTAAAGTCGGTTTTGATTGGGCAGAACTGGCCCCTGTGGTTGCCAAAGTACATGAAGAAATAGATGAAGTGCTGGTTGAGGTGAGTAAACGGGATCAAAACCCTGATTTCTATCAGCCTAGGATTGTTGATGAAATGGGTGATTTGCTATTTGCCGTAGTCAATCTCGCCCGTCATTTAAAGGTTGATCCTGAGCAAGCTCTACGCCAAGCCAATCAGAAATTTGAACGTAGATTTCGAGGTGTAGAGCAGCACGTAGCTGAAAACGGCAAACCTATAGAAAACCATACTCTGGACGAATTAGACCGGTACTGGAATGCGGTGAAACAAGATGAAAACGCAAATTAA